In the genome of Nocardiopsis composta, one region contains:
- a CDS encoding SAM-dependent methyltransferase, translating to MHVPPGEQRRPGEPGGTAEEGEKAPSRGIDPTVAHNARVWNHWLGGKDNYAVDRAVGEHVRSVFPSIAEVARADRAFLRRAVRHLAKEEGVRQFLDIGTGLPTADNTHEVAQAFAPEARVVYVDNDPLVLVHARALLTSGPAGETAYIEADARDPEQVLAEAARTLDLDRPVALMLLGILNFITDTAEALSVVRRLVDALPSGSHVALTHPTLEMGGEANAEAMAFWNENATPPITPRTVAEITAFLDGLDPLPPGVVSCTRWRPDATADGVPPPMVPQVGAVARKP from the coding sequence ATGCACGTACCCCCTGGAGAACAGCGTCGGCCCGGTGAGCCCGGCGGCACCGCCGAGGAGGGCGAGAAGGCGCCCTCGCGGGGCATCGACCCGACCGTGGCGCACAACGCCCGGGTGTGGAACCACTGGCTGGGCGGCAAGGACAACTACGCGGTGGACCGCGCGGTCGGCGAGCACGTCAGGTCGGTCTTCCCGAGCATCGCCGAGGTGGCCCGGGCCGACCGGGCGTTCCTCCGCCGAGCCGTCCGCCACCTGGCGAAGGAGGAGGGCGTCCGGCAGTTCCTGGACATCGGCACCGGGCTGCCGACGGCGGACAACACCCACGAGGTGGCCCAGGCGTTCGCGCCGGAGGCCAGGGTGGTCTACGTGGACAACGACCCGCTGGTACTGGTGCACGCCAGGGCGCTGCTCACTTCGGGTCCGGCCGGTGAGACCGCCTACATCGAGGCCGACGCCCGCGACCCGGAGCAGGTCCTCGCCGAGGCGGCCCGCACGCTCGACCTGGACCGGCCGGTGGCGCTCATGCTGCTCGGCATCCTCAACTTCATCACGGACACCGCCGAGGCGCTGTCCGTGGTCCGCCGCCTGGTGGACGCCCTGCCCTCCGGCAGCCACGTCGCGCTGACCCACCCCACCCTGGAGATGGGCGGCGAGGCCAACGCCGAGGCGATGGCGTTCTGGAACGAGAACGCCACCCCGCCCATCACGCCGCGGACCGTCGCCGAGATCACCGCCTTCCTGGACGGCCTGGACCCGCTGCCCCCGGGCGTCGTCTCCTGCACCCGCTGGCGCCCCGACGCCACCGCGGACGGGGTGCCGCCCCCGATGGTCCCCCAGGTCGGCGCGGTGGCGCGGAAGCCCTGA
- a CDS encoding MarR family winged helix-turn-helix transcriptional regulator, whose translation MVTTSNPDRPAAPPAPAPSADASRAPAADLPYLLSRVERYVTAGLAAALEEAGGRLEEWRVLALLAEAPGRTMSEIAEAVFLPAPSLTKLVDRMVAANLLHRRPDPADRRRVLVHPTERGRAQHARLSEAAAAERARIESLFGREEAALLSALLAKAAAAADRC comes from the coding sequence GTGGTGACGACATCGAACCCGGACCGGCCCGCCGCGCCGCCGGCACCGGCCCCCTCCGCGGACGCATCCCGTGCGCCGGCCGCCGACCTGCCGTACCTGCTCAGCAGGGTCGAGCGGTACGTCACCGCGGGCCTCGCCGCGGCCCTGGAGGAGGCCGGCGGCCGCCTGGAGGAGTGGCGGGTGCTCGCCCTCCTGGCCGAGGCCCCGGGCCGCACCATGAGCGAGATCGCCGAGGCGGTCTTCCTGCCCGCGCCCAGCCTCACCAAGCTCGTCGACCGGATGGTCGCGGCCAACCTGCTGCACCGGCGCCCCGACCCGGCCGACCGCCGCCGGGTCCTGGTCCACCCCACCGAGCGCGGTCGCGCCCAGCACGCCCGGCTGTCCGAGGCCGCGGCGGCGGAGCGGGCCCGCATCGAGTCCCTCTTCGGCCGCGAGGAGGCGGCGCTGCTCTCCGCCCTGCTGGCCAAGGCGGCGGCCGCGGCCGACCGCTGCTGA
- a CDS encoding metallopeptidase TldD-related protein — protein MSGSSPQAVVERALGLSRSSSCMVLVRERSTANLRWAGSSLTTNGVAQGRTVTVIALTDGPSGTAVGVVARSGLRDDELEELVRAAEAASESALPSEEAAPLLGPAEAGAGGDWDAPAATTGVDVFSAAAAGLGRAFRASADSGRLHYGYAEHTVESVFLGTSTGVRLRHDQPTGTIEMNTRGSSAEGADPRSAWVGRATRDFTDVDPDALDAELARRAEWARTPVELPAGRYETILPPTAVADMMVPMYFDSGARDASEGRSAFSDGEGGVRIGERIAGLPLTLLSDPARPGLECAPFVVADAPGRDVSAFDNGLPLRRTEWISKGVLSALGQTRATAARLGTPPAGFVDNLVLEQEGVTGGTDDLVASTERGLLLTCLWYIRMVDPQTMLLTGLTRDGVYLIEDGRITGAVNNFRFNESPVGLLERATEAGAPAPALSREMGDYFPRTAMPPLRIPDFNMSTVSQAS, from the coding sequence GTGAGCGGGTCCTCCCCTCAGGCAGTGGTCGAGCGGGCGCTGGGGCTCTCCCGCTCCTCGTCCTGCATGGTGCTGGTGCGCGAGCGCAGCACCGCCAACCTCCGCTGGGCCGGCAGTTCGCTGACGACCAACGGCGTCGCCCAGGGCCGGACGGTGACCGTCATCGCGCTCACCGACGGCCCGTCGGGCACCGCGGTCGGCGTCGTGGCCCGCAGCGGGCTGCGCGACGATGAGCTGGAGGAGCTGGTGCGCGCGGCCGAGGCCGCGAGCGAGTCGGCGCTGCCCAGCGAGGAGGCGGCGCCGCTGCTCGGCCCGGCCGAGGCGGGCGCCGGCGGCGACTGGGACGCCCCGGCCGCCACCACCGGCGTGGACGTCTTCTCCGCCGCCGCGGCCGGGCTGGGCCGGGCGTTCCGCGCCTCCGCCGACTCGGGCCGGCTGCACTACGGCTACGCCGAGCACACCGTGGAGTCGGTGTTCCTCGGCACCTCCACCGGGGTGCGGCTCCGGCACGACCAGCCCACCGGGACCATCGAGATGAACACCCGGGGGAGCTCGGCGGAGGGCGCCGACCCGCGTTCGGCGTGGGTCGGCCGGGCCACCCGGGACTTCACCGACGTCGACCCGGACGCGCTCGACGCGGAGCTGGCCCGGCGCGCCGAGTGGGCGCGCACCCCGGTGGAGCTGCCGGCCGGGCGGTACGAGACGATCCTGCCGCCCACCGCGGTGGCCGACATGATGGTGCCGATGTACTTCGACTCCGGTGCCCGGGACGCCTCGGAGGGCCGCAGCGCGTTCTCCGACGGCGAAGGCGGGGTGCGGATCGGCGAGCGGATCGCCGGCCTGCCGCTGACCCTGCTGAGCGACCCGGCCCGCCCCGGCCTGGAGTGCGCGCCGTTCGTCGTCGCCGACGCCCCCGGCCGGGACGTCAGCGCCTTCGACAACGGGCTCCCGCTGCGGCGGACCGAGTGGATCTCCAAGGGGGTGCTGTCCGCGCTGGGGCAGACCCGGGCCACCGCGGCGCGGCTGGGCACGCCGCCCGCCGGGTTCGTGGACAACCTGGTGCTGGAGCAGGAGGGCGTCACGGGCGGCACCGACGACCTGGTCGCCTCCACCGAGCGCGGCCTGCTGCTGACCTGCCTCTGGTACATCCGGATGGTCGACCCGCAGACGATGCTGCTGACCGGCCTCACCCGGGACGGCGTCTACCTGATCGAGGACGGCCGGATCACCGGCGCGGTGAACAACTTCCGGTTCAACGAGTCCCCGGTGGGCCTGCTGGAGCGGGCCACCGAGGCGGGGGCGCCGGCGCCGGCGCTCTCCCGGGAGATGGGCGACTACTTCCCGCGCACGGCGATGCCTCCGCTGCGCATCCCGGACTTCAACATGTCCACGGTGAGCCAGGCGTCCTGA
- a CDS encoding serine/threonine-protein kinase: MPPDAGGPGAEPRPLPTGFSPLEEADPRTIGPFRVVGRIGAGGMGAVYGALDGADRHVAVKVVHPRHADDPAFREQFAREAELLARVDAECAPAFYGADPHAETPWMATEFVPGRTLSGHVRERGVLGGRALLSFAAGTAEALAAIHAAGIVHRDVKPANVILAPGGPKVLDFGIARAADDRTPEEGVYGTPGWVAPERLAGEPETPGADVFAWGGLVVYAATGRGPFGTGDAAELVQRTRTAEPDLDGVPDELLPVVFRALSRDPADRPGAAEALAEVLALTGADAARGGGERERLRGLLRAAWTGFEAVRGAGPWIAAAGSAAALTGAAAVAGAGAAATGAAATGVAPAGAAGAAGGAASAGALGGTAAGAGTVAGVSKATAAIVATASVAAIGAGGWVAGRLYTGEPILPLGAEASEEPGEPEGERVEYRGMSLPLPEGWAADTVEEEFGVLSTPGERVTEEWLVLYPEGQEGCAGVEWSWTEVSTGCEHVKVLGPGGIAYGSGGYAPLDGSDLSYSYNPSSNPSPCPEGVPVHDEGDEGYRGPQDWDEEARDLGGEEAVHAEGSALCFPMDGGAQGGSDFRYHVQRMWLVEEREILIVDDYGLEALDGALEGVEWEGEAGGGRQTVEYRTMTLEVPGDWQVVEGEARYSPFGGDPVTDEWVLLGTDPDEPCGAGAEPGAADCPHVLLLGPGAIATGNENGPLDESLPYHPSTGVVECPARAEDAGAPPEQAESLAPIGSLMAYHRTWTIDCLDAGAGGPSSYRQRYWLLPESEILVVDEYGTGQLARILRAADA; this comes from the coding sequence ATGCCCCCCGACGCAGGCGGTCCCGGAGCGGAACCGCGCCCCCTGCCCACCGGCTTCTCCCCGCTGGAGGAGGCGGACCCGCGGACCATCGGCCCGTTCCGGGTCGTCGGGCGGATCGGCGCGGGCGGAATGGGCGCGGTCTACGGCGCCCTGGACGGCGCCGACCGGCACGTGGCGGTCAAGGTCGTGCACCCCCGCCACGCGGACGACCCGGCCTTCCGCGAGCAGTTCGCGCGCGAGGCAGAACTGCTCGCACGGGTCGACGCCGAGTGCGCGCCGGCGTTCTACGGGGCCGACCCGCACGCCGAGACGCCCTGGATGGCCACCGAGTTCGTCCCCGGGCGCACGCTCAGCGGGCACGTGCGCGAGCGCGGGGTCCTCGGCGGGCGGGCGCTGCTGTCCTTCGCGGCCGGCACCGCCGAGGCGCTCGCGGCGATCCACGCCGCCGGGATCGTGCACCGCGACGTCAAACCGGCCAACGTGATCCTGGCCCCCGGCGGCCCGAAGGTGCTCGACTTCGGCATCGCCCGCGCGGCCGACGACCGGACGCCGGAGGAGGGCGTGTACGGGACGCCCGGCTGGGTCGCCCCCGAGCGGCTGGCGGGCGAACCGGAGACCCCCGGGGCCGACGTGTTCGCCTGGGGCGGGCTGGTGGTCTACGCGGCCACCGGCCGCGGCCCGTTCGGCACCGGGGACGCCGCCGAGCTGGTGCAGCGGACCCGGACGGCCGAGCCCGACCTGGACGGGGTCCCGGACGAGCTGCTCCCGGTGGTCTTCCGGGCGCTCTCCCGGGACCCGGCCGACCGGCCCGGCGCGGCCGAGGCGCTCGCCGAGGTCCTCGCGCTCACCGGCGCGGACGCGGCGCGGGGCGGCGGGGAGCGGGAGCGGCTGCGCGGGCTGCTCCGGGCGGCCTGGACCGGGTTCGAGGCGGTGCGCGGCGCAGGCCCGTGGATCGCGGCCGCCGGTTCGGCCGCCGCGCTGACCGGAGCGGCCGCGGTCGCCGGCGCGGGGGCGGCGGCCACCGGCGCGGCCGCGACCGGGGTCGCGCCGGCGGGGGCCGCGGGAGCCGCCGGGGGCGCGGCGTCGGCCGGTGCGCTCGGCGGTACCGCGGCGGGCGCGGGGACCGTCGCCGGGGTCTCCAAGGCGACGGCCGCGATCGTGGCGACCGCCTCGGTCGCCGCCATCGGCGCCGGCGGCTGGGTCGCGGGCCGGCTCTACACCGGCGAGCCGATCCTCCCGCTGGGCGCGGAGGCCTCCGAGGAGCCGGGCGAGCCGGAGGGGGAGCGGGTGGAGTACCGGGGCATGTCGCTCCCGCTCCCCGAGGGATGGGCCGCGGACACCGTCGAGGAGGAGTTCGGCGTGCTCTCCACGCCGGGGGAGCGGGTCACCGAGGAGTGGCTGGTGCTCTACCCCGAGGGGCAGGAGGGCTGCGCCGGCGTCGAGTGGTCCTGGACCGAGGTCTCCACCGGCTGCGAGCACGTCAAGGTGCTCGGCCCCGGCGGCATCGCCTACGGTTCCGGCGGCTACGCCCCGCTGGACGGCTCGGACCTGTCGTACTCCTACAACCCGAGCAGCAACCCGTCCCCCTGCCCGGAGGGCGTGCCGGTGCACGACGAGGGCGACGAGGGGTACCGGGGGCCGCAGGACTGGGACGAGGAGGCCCGGGACCTGGGAGGCGAGGAGGCCGTGCACGCCGAGGGATCCGCGCTGTGCTTCCCCATGGACGGCGGAGCGCAGGGCGGCTCGGACTTCCGCTACCACGTGCAGCGGATGTGGCTGGTGGAGGAGCGGGAGATCCTGATCGTCGACGACTACGGCCTGGAGGCGCTGGACGGGGCCCTGGAAGGCGTCGAGTGGGAGGGCGAGGCCGGCGGGGGGAGACAGACCGTCGAGTACCGCACCATGACCCTGGAGGTGCCCGGGGACTGGCAGGTCGTCGAGGGGGAGGCCCGGTACAGCCCGTTCGGCGGGGACCCGGTCACCGACGAGTGGGTGCTGCTCGGCACCGACCCGGACGAGCCCTGCGGGGCCGGCGCCGAACCCGGAGCTGCCGACTGCCCGCACGTGCTGCTGCTCGGTCCCGGCGCCATCGCCACCGGCAACGAGAACGGCCCGCTGGACGAGTCCCTGCCCTACCACCCGTCCACCGGCGTTGTCGAGTGCCCGGCCCGCGCCGAGGACGCCGGCGCCCCGCCGGAGCAGGCCGAGTCCCTCGCCCCGATCGGCTCGCTGATGGCCTACCACCGGACCTGGACGATCGACTGCCTGGACGCCGGCGCCGGCGGCCCCTCCAGCTACCGGCAGCGGTACTGGCTGCTGCCGGAGTCGGAGATCCTCGTCGTCGACGAGTACGGGACCGGACAGCTCGCTCGGATCCTGCGCGCCGCCGACGCCTGA
- a CDS encoding TldD/PmbA family protein → MPDIDPDFLALPLRELADAALGRAAELGAEHADFRLERIRDRTLAVSDGAVETAAEGDTLGFAVRVVHRGVWGFASADTLTPDAAARTAERAVAVAEVAAPLATDRVELAPEPVHAGRVWVSAYEEDPFEVSMRAQAALLSGWCRRLLEDGRVDHVDASLLQAKEQKFYADTAGTSTTQQRVRIAPEVEVVANRGGLLDSMRTLSPPAGRGWEYLPTVEAELADLPALLDEKLRAPSVEPGRYDLVIDPSQLWLTIHESIGHATELDRALGYEAAYAGTSFATPDRLDSLRYGAPSMHVTGDRTAEHGLATIGFDDEGVATSSFDLIRDGVLTGYQRDRRISAARGLRSSNGCAFADSPGHMPIQRMANVSLAADPSGPDTEGLIAGVEDGIYVVGDRSWSIDMQRYNFQFTGQRFYRIRGGHLDGMLRDVAYQASTTEFWNSMAAVGGPASYVLGGTFRCGKGQPGQVAAVSHGCPAAAFSDVRVLNTAQEAGK, encoded by the coding sequence GTGCCTGACATAGATCCGGATTTCCTCGCCCTTCCTCTGCGCGAGCTCGCCGACGCCGCCCTCGGGCGGGCTGCCGAGCTCGGCGCCGAGCATGCCGACTTCCGCCTGGAGCGGATCCGCGACCGGACGCTGGCCGTCTCCGACGGAGCCGTGGAGACCGCCGCCGAGGGCGACACCCTCGGCTTCGCCGTGCGGGTGGTGCACCGCGGCGTGTGGGGGTTCGCCTCCGCCGACACGCTGACCCCCGACGCCGCGGCGCGCACCGCCGAGCGGGCGGTCGCCGTCGCCGAGGTCGCCGCCCCGCTCGCCACCGACCGCGTCGAACTGGCCCCGGAACCCGTCCACGCCGGCCGGGTCTGGGTCTCCGCCTACGAGGAGGACCCGTTCGAGGTGTCGATGCGCGCCCAGGCCGCCCTGCTCTCCGGGTGGTGCCGGCGGCTGCTGGAGGACGGCCGCGTCGACCACGTGGACGCCTCCCTGCTCCAGGCCAAGGAGCAGAAGTTCTACGCCGACACCGCCGGGACCAGCACCACCCAGCAGCGGGTGCGCATCGCCCCGGAGGTGGAGGTGGTGGCCAACCGCGGCGGCCTGCTGGACAGCATGCGCACCCTGTCCCCGCCCGCCGGGCGCGGCTGGGAGTACCTGCCGACGGTCGAGGCCGAGCTGGCCGACCTGCCGGCGCTGCTGGACGAGAAGCTGCGCGCGCCCTCGGTCGAGCCGGGCCGCTACGACCTGGTGATCGACCCCTCGCAGCTGTGGCTGACCATCCACGAGAGCATCGGGCACGCCACCGAGCTGGACCGCGCCCTGGGCTATGAGGCCGCCTACGCCGGCACCTCCTTCGCCACCCCCGACCGGCTGGACAGCCTGCGCTACGGCGCGCCGTCGATGCACGTCACCGGGGACCGCACCGCCGAGCACGGGCTGGCCACCATCGGCTTCGACGACGAGGGCGTGGCCACGTCCTCCTTCGACCTGATCCGGGACGGGGTGCTCACCGGCTACCAGCGGGACCGCCGGATCTCCGCCGCCCGGGGGCTGCGCTCCTCCAACGGATGCGCGTTCGCCGACTCCCCCGGCCACATGCCGATCCAGCGGATGGCCAACGTGTCGCTGGCCGCCGACCCCTCCGGCCCGGACACCGAGGGCCTGATCGCCGGCGTGGAGGACGGCATCTACGTCGTCGGCGACCGGAGCTGGTCGATCGACATGCAGCGGTACAACTTCCAGTTCACCGGGCAGCGGTTCTACCGGATCCGCGGCGGGCACCTGGACGGGATGCTGCGCGACGTCGCCTACCAGGCCAGCACCACCGAGTTCTGGAACTCGATGGCGGCGGTGGGCGGCCCCGCCTCCTACGTGCTGGGCGGCACGTTCCGCTGCGGCAAGGGCCAGCCCGGCCAGGTCGCGGCGGTCAGCCACGGCTGCCCCGCGGCGGCCTTCTCCGATGTCCGCGTCCTCAACACCGCGCAGGAGGCAGGAAAGTGA
- a CDS encoding dodecin: MTDHTYRVTEIVGTSTEGMDAAIRNGIARAGETLRGLDWFEVTQVRGHLEDGEIAHYQVGLKVGFRLESPGD, encoded by the coding sequence ATGACCGACCACACCTACCGCGTCACCGAGATCGTGGGCACGTCGACGGAGGGCATGGACGCGGCGATCCGCAACGGCATCGCCCGGGCAGGCGAGACGCTGCGCGGACTGGACTGGTTCGAGGTCACCCAGGTGCGCGGCCACCTGGAGGACGGGGAGATCGCCCACTACCAGGTGGGGCTGAAGGTCGGCTTCCGCCTGGAGTCCCCCGGGGACTGA
- a CDS encoding cell wall anchor protein has product MSGAQLWALIGLGIFHGANPGMGWLLAVSRGLQEGGRGALLRSLPVLAAGHAASVAAVAVVITATGSLTASRWVPAAGGALLAAAGLWLLLARAHVHRTDVRMSLPQLGVWSFLMASVHGAGLMLLPVLSGDLGPEGGGAAGRGGHHAHAPAPAPAAAQAEPAAAAPSWELFDTTLVGLAATAVHTAAMFAATGVVALIAYDFLGVHAMRLRWVTMDRVWAFALLAGGAFVLWSAF; this is encoded by the coding sequence GTGAGCGGCGCCCAGTTGTGGGCCCTGATCGGTCTGGGGATCTTCCACGGCGCCAACCCCGGCATGGGGTGGCTGCTCGCCGTCTCCCGAGGGCTGCAGGAGGGCGGCCGCGGCGCGCTGCTCCGCTCGCTGCCGGTGCTGGCCGCCGGGCACGCGGCCTCGGTGGCGGCGGTCGCGGTGGTCATCACCGCCACCGGGTCGCTGACCGCGTCGCGCTGGGTGCCCGCGGCCGGGGGCGCCCTGCTCGCCGCGGCCGGGCTGTGGCTGCTGCTCGCCCGGGCGCACGTGCACCGCACCGACGTCCGGATGTCCCTGCCCCAGCTGGGCGTCTGGTCGTTCCTGATGGCCTCGGTGCACGGCGCCGGCCTGATGCTGCTGCCCGTCCTCTCCGGGGACCTGGGGCCGGAGGGCGGCGGGGCGGCCGGGCGGGGCGGGCACCACGCGCACGCCCCCGCGCCGGCCCCGGCGGCCGCGCAGGCGGAACCGGCGGCCGCGGCACCGTCCTGGGAGTTGTTCGACACCACCCTGGTCGGCCTGGCCGCGACCGCGGTGCACACCGCGGCGATGTTCGCCGCGACCGGCGTCGTGGCGCTGATCGCCTACGACTTCCTCGGCGTGCACGCGATGCGGCTGCGCTGGGTGACCATGGACCGGGTCTGGGCCTTCGCGCTGCTCGCCGGGGGCGCCTTCGTGCTGTGGAGCGCGTTCTGA
- a CDS encoding substrate-binding domain-containing protein, whose product MAPSAALVPGPRASPESRDCFDVALVVPLSGPAGIFGPSCEACAGLAAEEVGAEGGVLGAPVRFTVVDGGAPPEAVAAEVDALVSAGAVRAVTGWHISAVRQAVAPRLAGRVPYVYTPLYEGGERRPWVFCTGETPARQLRPALEWFAAECSLRRWALVGDDYVWPRSSARAVRRYLADLGGQVREEAYVALGTQDFGPVLRRIERSGCEGVLMLLVGDDAVAFNRAFAAAGLDRDLVRFSPLMDENMLLATGPEGTRGVYAAAGFFGSLATADGLDFIGRYHRRHGPDAPALNGLGESCYEGVRLLAELVRRAGRGDARALAGAAEGLGYDGPRGPVQVRGRHLRQRVYLAAADGVDFDVLHRL is encoded by the coding sequence ATGGCCCCCTCCGCCGCCCTCGTCCCGGGGCCCCGGGCGAGCCCGGAGTCCCGGGACTGCTTCGACGTCGCCCTGGTGGTCCCGCTGAGCGGGCCGGCCGGCATCTTCGGGCCGTCCTGCGAGGCCTGCGCCGGGCTGGCCGCCGAGGAGGTCGGCGCCGAGGGCGGCGTGCTCGGCGCACCGGTCCGCTTCACCGTGGTCGACGGCGGCGCCCCGCCGGAGGCCGTCGCCGCCGAGGTCGACGCGCTGGTGTCGGCGGGCGCGGTGCGCGCCGTCACCGGGTGGCACATCTCCGCGGTGCGCCAGGCGGTGGCGCCGCGGCTCGCCGGCCGGGTGCCCTACGTCTACACCCCGCTGTACGAGGGCGGCGAGCGCCGCCCGTGGGTGTTCTGCACCGGCGAGACCCCGGCCCGCCAGCTCCGCCCCGCCCTGGAGTGGTTCGCCGCCGAGTGCTCGCTGCGCCGCTGGGCGCTGGTCGGCGACGACTACGTGTGGCCGCGCTCCTCGGCCCGCGCCGTCCGCCGCTACCTGGCCGACCTCGGCGGGCAGGTGCGCGAGGAGGCCTACGTGGCGCTGGGCACCCAGGACTTCGGCCCGGTGCTGCGCAGGATCGAGCGCAGCGGCTGCGAGGGCGTGCTGATGCTGCTGGTCGGCGACGACGCGGTCGCCTTCAACCGGGCGTTCGCGGCGGCCGGGCTCGACCGCGACCTGGTCCGGTTCAGCCCGCTGATGGACGAGAACATGCTGCTCGCCACCGGCCCGGAGGGCACCCGCGGGGTGTACGCGGCGGCGGGCTTCTTCGGCTCCCTGGCCACCGCCGACGGCCTCGACTTCATCGGCCGCTACCACCGGCGCCACGGCCCGGACGCGCCCGCGCTCAACGGGCTGGGCGAATCCTGCTACGAGGGCGTCCGGCTCCTGGCCGAGCTGGTCCGCCGGGCGGGGCGGGGCGACGCCCGCGCGCTGGCCGGCGCCGCCGAGGGCCTGGGCTACGACGGCCCCCGCGGCCCGGTCCAGGTGCGCGGGCGCCACCTGCGCCAGCGCGTGTACCTGGCGGCGGCCGACGGGGTCGACTTCGACGTGCTGCACCGGCTCTGA
- the mobA gene encoding molybdenum cofactor guanylyltransferase gives MGVREACDSVILAGGRADRMGGRDKPGLEAGGATLLERVAAAAPGRIVVVGPERERPRALYVREEPPGAGPVPALRAGLAEVGAPWTALLAGDLPFLRPERIDALRAAAEGRSGAVLLDGEGREQWLLGVWRTDLLRAALDGYTGRSLRGLLGPLEPAPVPPTGEQDLTAFDCDTPEQLARARAVLDAARQRIR, from the coding sequence ATGGGCGTGCGCGAGGCCTGCGACAGCGTGATCCTGGCCGGCGGGCGGGCCGACCGGATGGGCGGTCGGGACAAGCCGGGCCTGGAGGCCGGCGGGGCGACGCTGCTGGAGCGGGTGGCCGCCGCGGCGCCGGGGCGGATCGTGGTCGTGGGGCCGGAGCGGGAGCGGCCGCGCGCGCTCTACGTCCGGGAGGAACCGCCGGGCGCGGGGCCGGTGCCCGCGCTGCGCGCCGGGCTGGCCGAGGTCGGCGCGCCCTGGACCGCGCTGCTCGCCGGGGACCTGCCGTTCCTGCGCCCCGAGCGGATCGACGCGCTGCGCGCCGCCGCCGAGGGCCGGTCCGGTGCGGTGCTGCTGGACGGCGAGGGGCGGGAGCAGTGGCTGCTGGGCGTCTGGCGCACGGACCTGCTGCGCGCCGCCCTGGACGGCTACACCGGAAGGTCCCTGCGCGGGCTGCTCGGTCCGCTGGAGCCGGCGCCCGTGCCGCCGACCGGTGAGCAGGACCTGACCGCGTTCGACTGCGACACCCCCGAGCAGCTGGCCCGCGCCCGCGCGGTGCTCGACGCCGCCCGGCAGCGCATCCGCTGA
- a CDS encoding FmdB family zinc ribbon protein, translated as MTLYRYRCDACGPFDARYPMGAAPRERECRGCGAAARRVFTAPGLAAPRTAVSRLRDAAEASAHEPAVVRRSPEPDRRPRPAAPADPRWARLPRP; from the coding sequence ATGACGCTGTACCGCTACCGCTGCGACGCCTGCGGCCCGTTCGACGCCCGGTATCCGATGGGGGCCGCGCCCCGGGAGCGGGAGTGCCGGGGGTGCGGCGCCGCGGCGCGGCGGGTCTTCACCGCGCCCGGGCTCGCCGCCCCGCGCACGGCGGTGTCCCGGCTGCGCGATGCCGCCGAGGCCAGCGCGCACGAGCCGGCGGTGGTCCGCCGCTCCCCGGAGCCGGACCGGCGGCCGCGGCCCGCCGCACCGGCCGACCCCCGGTGGGCCCGCCTGCCCCGCCCCTGA
- a CDS encoding flavin reductase family protein: MRTPPSGPAAQAGGEPRSRQQRGGPGERPPGEARAGADVGAARFREVMARHPAGVVVVTAAPDQGPVGLTATSFTSVSLEPPLVSFYIDGRASSWPGIRDAQAFAVNLLAEDQHEVAARFAARGVDRFAPPTRWWHGPAGVPLLHGAAGHVVCRRHDVFAVGDHWLVVGRVAATAVAGEQHALGVQRAPDAAPGSAPAPLLYHRGRYGSFTARED; the protein is encoded by the coding sequence GTGCGGACACCCCCGAGCGGTCCGGCAGCGCAGGCCGGCGGCGAACCACGGTCCCGGCAGCAGCGGGGCGGCCCCGGAGAGCGGCCGCCGGGCGAGGCCCGGGCCGGCGCCGACGTCGGGGCCGCGCGGTTCCGCGAGGTCATGGCGCGGCACCCGGCGGGCGTCGTGGTGGTCACCGCCGCCCCCGACCAGGGGCCGGTGGGCCTCACCGCCACCTCGTTCACCAGCGTGAGCCTGGAGCCGCCGCTGGTGTCGTTCTACATCGACGGCCGGGCCTCCAGCTGGCCGGGCATCCGGGACGCCCAGGCCTTCGCGGTCAACCTGCTCGCCGAGGACCAGCACGAGGTCGCCGCGCGGTTCGCCGCCCGCGGCGTGGACCGCTTCGCGCCGCCCACCCGCTGGTGGCACGGGCCGGCCGGGGTGCCGCTGCTGCACGGGGCCGCGGGGCACGTGGTCTGCCGCCGCCACGACGTGTTCGCCGTCGGCGACCACTGGCTGGTCGTGGGCCGGGTGGCCGCCACCGCCGTCGCCGGCGAGCAGCACGCGCTCGGCGTCCAGCGGGCCCCCGACGCCGCCCCGGGCTCGGCCCCGGCCCCGCTGCTCTACCACCGCGGCCGCTACGGCTCCTTCACCGCCCGCGAGGACTGA